Proteins from one Leptonema illini DSM 21528 genomic window:
- a CDS encoding SH3 domain-containing protein, whose translation MKRLSLLIAVLFAISLCQCKKDDPAPEKRTDVLYTAYVDTPSGLRMRTQIGGEVISTLSDTAELLVLEEGKEETIDDQPGKWLRVEAEGSEGWVFGGFTSANRPDVQTSGRLMVRNVHIDDPRVQPHNSITVYLAQGGKWMPYSSIFPGDGNGSFGYPSHTVSLADIDNSGTPDIIVSGDCCGNGFVSVVLSNADGSLSTGTSIEGCEQGMADQCKGIPQVQSTGACDQTIISMGESRYAYSCNTGTFIEAQ comes from the coding sequence ATGAAACGATTGTCTCTTCTCATCGCCGTGCTTTTTGCGATCTCGCTCTGCCAGTGCAAAAAAGACGACCCCGCCCCCGAAAAACGAACAGATGTTCTTTATACGGCATACGTTGATACGCCATCCGGGCTTCGCATGCGAACGCAGATCGGCGGAGAGGTGATCAGCACTCTTTCTGATACGGCGGAGCTGCTTGTTCTTGAAGAGGGCAAAGAAGAAACCATCGACGACCAGCCTGGAAAGTGGCTGCGCGTGGAGGCCGAAGGCAGCGAAGGCTGGGTCTTTGGCGGTTTTACCTCGGCCAACCGACCCGACGTGCAGACAAGCGGCCGGCTCATGGTACGCAACGTTCATATCGATGATCCACGCGTCCAACCGCATAACTCCATCACCGTATATCTGGCGCAGGGCGGAAAGTGGATGCCCTATTCCTCCATCTTTCCCGGCGACGGCAATGGATCCTTTGGTTATCCGTCGCATACCGTCTCGCTTGCCGATATCGACAATTCCGGAACGCCCGACATCATCGTCAGCGGAGACTGCTGCGGCAACGGATTTGTAAGTGTTGTTCTGTCGAATGCTGACGGATCTCTGAGCACAGGCACCTCTATCGAAGGCTGCGAGCAGGGAATGGCAGATCAGTGCAAGGGCATACCTCAGGTGCAGTCGACCGGCGCCTGCGATCAGACGATCATAAGCATGGGCGAAAGCAGATACGCCTACTCCTGTAATACCGGCACGTTTATTGAGGCGCAATAG
- a CDS encoding GNAT family N-acetyltransferase, which produces MSEGKGTFAVPLYVPLLLAMKFELISSPDEELVADLWRRLHEVGLARLARADMQETAFYAGLLKEGDTLIAAFMAYIFFRGCNLQYLYVDEKHRSAGLGTQMLERVEELARQHRCTVIFGYSFGFQAPAFYTRLAYSEFGRIHDYPEGYDCIFLKKDLK; this is translated from the coding sequence TTGAGTGAAGGAAAAGGAACGTTCGCCGTTCCGCTATATGTGCCGCTTCTTCTTGCTATGAAGTTCGAACTCATCTCATCGCCCGACGAAGAGCTGGTCGCCGACCTCTGGAGGCGTCTGCACGAAGTTGGACTGGCGCGGCTGGCCCGCGCAGATATGCAAGAGACGGCTTTTTATGCAGGGCTTCTGAAAGAGGGCGATACTCTGATCGCCGCCTTCATGGCCTACATCTTCTTTCGCGGATGCAACTTACAGTATCTCTATGTCGACGAGAAACACCGCTCGGCCGGCCTGGGCACGCAGATGCTTGAGCGAGTGGAAGAGCTGGCAAGACAGCATCGATGCACAGTCATCTTCGGCTACAGTTTCGGCTTTCAGGCGCCGGCCTTTTATACCCGGCTGGCATATTCGGAGTTCGGCCGCATCCATGATTATCCGGAGGGGTATGACTGCATCTTTCTAAAGAAAGATCTGAAATAG